One genomic region from Proteus vulgaris encodes:
- the rpsA gene encoding 30S ribosomal protein S1 yields the protein MTESFAQLFEESLKTIETRPGAIVRGVVVAIDKDVVLVDAGLKSESAIPVEQFKNAQGELEIQVGDEIDVALDAVEDGFGETVLSREKAKRHEAWLMLEKAYEENETVVGIINGKVKGGFTVELNGIRAFLPGSLVDVRPVRDTTHLENKELEFKVIKLDQKRNNVVVSRRAVIESENSAERDQLLENLQEGMEVKGIVKNLTDYGAFVDLGGVDGLLHITDMAWKRVKHPSEIVNVGDEITVKVLKFDRERTRVSLGLKQLGEDPWVAIAKRYPEGTKLTGRVTNLTDYGCFVEIEEGVEGLVHVSEMDWTNKNIHPSKVVNVGDVVEVMVLDIDEERRRISLGLKQCKSNPWQQFAETHNKNDRVEGKIKSITDFGIFIGLDGGIDGLVHLSDISWNVAGEEAVREYKKGDEIAAVVLQVDAERERISLGVKQLSEDPFNNYLSAHKKGAIVSGKVTAVDAKGATVELADGVEGYLRASEASRDRVEDATLVLNVGEAVEAKYTGVDRKNRVINLSVRAKDEADEKDAIASVNNKEEVGFSNNAMAEAFKAAKGE from the coding sequence ATGACAGAATCTTTTGCTCAACTCTTTGAAGAATCCCTAAAAACAATCGAAACTCGTCCTGGCGCTATCGTTCGCGGCGTTGTAGTTGCTATCGATAAAGACGTTGTTCTGGTTGATGCAGGTCTGAAATCAGAATCTGCTATTCCTGTAGAACAATTCAAAAACGCTCAAGGCGAATTAGAAATCCAAGTGGGCGACGAAATTGATGTTGCTCTGGACGCGGTTGAAGATGGCTTCGGTGAAACCGTTCTGTCTCGTGAGAAAGCTAAACGTCACGAAGCGTGGCTGATGCTGGAAAAAGCTTACGAAGAAAACGAAACTGTTGTTGGTATCATCAACGGTAAAGTTAAAGGTGGTTTCACTGTTGAACTGAACGGCATTCGTGCGTTCTTACCAGGTTCACTGGTAGACGTTCGCCCAGTTCGCGATACAACTCATCTGGAAAACAAAGAGCTTGAGTTCAAAGTCATCAAATTAGACCAAAAACGTAACAACGTTGTTGTGTCTCGTCGTGCGGTTATCGAATCTGAAAACAGCGCAGAACGCGATCAGTTATTAGAAAACCTGCAAGAAGGCATGGAAGTTAAAGGTATCGTTAAGAACCTTACTGACTACGGTGCATTCGTTGATCTGGGCGGTGTTGACGGCTTACTGCACATCACTGACATGGCTTGGAAACGTGTTAAACACCCAAGCGAAATTGTCAATGTTGGCGACGAAATCACTGTTAAAGTCCTGAAATTCGACCGTGAACGTACTCGCGTATCATTAGGTCTGAAACAACTGGGCGAAGATCCATGGGTAGCTATCGCTAAACGTTATCCAGAAGGTACTAAACTGACTGGTCGTGTAACTAACCTGACTGATTACGGCTGCTTCGTAGAAATCGAAGAAGGCGTTGAAGGTCTGGTACACGTTTCTGAAATGGATTGGACTAACAAAAACATTCACCCATCTAAAGTTGTTAACGTTGGTGATGTTGTTGAAGTTATGGTTCTTGACATCGATGAAGAACGTCGCCGTATTTCACTGGGTCTGAAACAGTGCAAATCTAACCCATGGCAGCAGTTCGCAGAAACTCACAACAAGAACGACCGTGTTGAAGGTAAAATCAAGTCTATCACTGACTTCGGTATCTTCATCGGTTTAGACGGCGGTATCGACGGTCTGGTTCATTTATCTGACATTTCTTGGAATGTTGCAGGTGAAGAAGCAGTTCGTGAATACAAAAAAGGCGACGAAATCGCTGCTGTAGTTCTGCAAGTTGATGCTGAACGTGAACGTATCTCACTGGGCGTTAAACAATTATCAGAAGATCCATTCAATAATTACCTGTCTGCTCACAAAAAAGGTGCTATTGTTTCTGGTAAAGTAACTGCTGTTGACGCTAAAGGCGCAACTGTAGAATTAGCTGACGGTGTTGAAGGTTACCTGCGTGCTTCAGAAGCTTCACGTGACCGCGTTGAAGATGCAACTCTGGTTCTGAATGTTGGCGAAGCTGTAGAAGCTAAATACACTGGCGTTGACCGTAAAAACCGCGTTATCAACTTATCTGTTCGTGCTAAGGACGAAGCAGATGAGAAAGACGCTATCGCTTCTGTAAACAACAAAGAAGAAGTTGGTTTTTCAAACAACGCTATGGCTGAAGCTTTCAAAGCAGCTAAAGGCGAATAA
- the ihfB gene encoding integration host factor subunit beta, with translation MTKSELIERLAGLQSHLSAKTVEEAVKEMLDHMADTLADGERIEVRGFGSFSLHYRAPRTGRNPKTGDKVDLEGKYVPHFKPGKELRDRVNIYTE, from the coding sequence ATGACCAAGTCTGAGTTAATCGAGAGACTTGCAGGCCTACAATCTCATCTTTCGGCTAAGACGGTTGAAGAAGCTGTAAAAGAAATGCTTGATCATATGGCTGATACTTTAGCTGATGGTGAGCGTATCGAAGTCCGCGGATTCGGCAGTTTTTCTCTACACTACCGTGCGCCGCGTACGGGTCGTAACCCGAAGACTGGTGATAAAGTAGATCTGGAAGGTAAATACGTTCCACACTTTAAGCCAGGTAAAGAGTTACGTGACCGTGTAAATATTTATACGGAATAA
- a CDS encoding DNA internalization-related competence protein ComEC/Rec2 — translation MILGCLPLLVQHTLFSQTIYSIIIFVALFLLFIPFCTFRFSAIFLFFWVYSNMVASSLMTRTEQFADNMATFETKIMEYRQLTDGNIIIKIPITKKTLFSSSVYANVYWRSPPKNIAVGQYWKFKIQFRAVHSYLNEGGFDSQKYAVSMKETLTGKVITAKFIRNDISLRTQLVQTISTYWQTAKNKGEIIALVLGDKRYIEPEKKDLYMKTGVAHLIVISGLHIGLAAFFGWVIARGIQFFFPIRWINPRFPLVIAWLCGIFYAALSGWGIPATRAVIGLTVWVILHWGSRLFLPWQWALWSAALILIVEPLSILSASFWLSFSAVFAIIFWYWMYPLKAKYNHQKRWFILRLVHLQFGLLIILLPFQLYLFNGANFFSFIVNLWAVPIVSFITVPLIMLGLLTFPLSFLQPIIWHWVDLSINLAFWCAPLFLPYWQNSGAIPLLLGFFGIGIILIIKMSWWRYHFICIVVIGTILYCEFVASSRYQWRISMLDVGHGLAVILEKEGEAIIYDTGMRWKNGGTIAKSVIIPYLRHHRLTPVALIISHDHLDHTGGMEDLIKTYPNLSIRSSFDDPSHLPCLSDKSWQWKGLQFDALWPPNKLLSPKNNQSCVINVSDGKNNILLTGDIEKEAEAQLVRVKKEQLKADVLQVPHHGSQTSSTLMFIQAVSPKFALVSAARYSPWRLPSDKVHHRYKKEAINWLTTSISGQISIEFNQDNIDVFTYRRDILPRWYHQWFGVLTFPE, via the coding sequence ATGATATTAGGTTGCTTACCTTTATTAGTTCAACATACGCTTTTTAGTCAGACTATTTATTCTATTATTATTTTTGTTGCATTATTTCTATTATTTATTCCTTTTTGCACATTCCGCTTTTCAGCGATATTTCTATTTTTCTGGGTTTATTCAAATATGGTTGCGTCATCGCTAATGACGAGAACAGAACAGTTTGCTGATAATATGGCAACATTTGAAACCAAGATTATGGAGTATCGCCAATTAACAGATGGCAATATTATTATCAAAATACCAATTACGAAGAAGACGCTCTTTTCGTCATCTGTTTATGCAAATGTGTATTGGCGAAGTCCGCCTAAAAACATAGCTGTAGGACAATATTGGAAGTTTAAAATTCAATTTAGAGCTGTACATAGTTATTTAAATGAAGGTGGATTTGATAGCCAAAAATACGCTGTTTCTATGAAGGAAACATTAACGGGTAAAGTGATAACTGCCAAGTTTATCAGGAATGATATATCACTGCGTACTCAACTTGTTCAGACAATCTCAACTTATTGGCAAACAGCAAAAAATAAAGGTGAAATTATTGCTTTGGTCTTAGGTGATAAGCGATATATCGAACCCGAGAAAAAAGATCTCTATATGAAAACAGGGGTTGCACATTTAATTGTAATATCGGGTTTACATATAGGTTTAGCTGCCTTTTTTGGCTGGGTTATTGCAAGAGGTATTCAATTTTTTTTCCCTATTAGATGGATTAATCCAAGATTTCCATTAGTTATAGCTTGGCTATGTGGTATTTTCTATGCTGCGTTATCAGGCTGGGGAATACCAGCAACAAGAGCTGTTATTGGATTAACTGTTTGGGTGATTTTACATTGGGGGAGCCGATTATTTTTACCTTGGCAATGGGCACTTTGGAGTGCTGCACTTATTCTAATTGTTGAGCCTCTTTCTATACTTTCAGCCAGTTTTTGGCTTTCATTTTCTGCTGTATTTGCCATTATCTTTTGGTATTGGATGTACCCATTAAAAGCTAAATATAACCATCAAAAGCGGTGGTTTATTTTAAGGTTGGTACATTTACAATTTGGTTTATTAATTATTTTATTACCATTTCAATTATATTTATTTAATGGTGCTAATTTTTTTAGTTTTATCGTTAACTTATGGGCGGTTCCTATTGTTTCTTTTATTACCGTGCCATTAATAATGCTCGGATTATTGACATTTCCTCTCTCATTTTTACAACCAATAATTTGGCACTGGGTTGATCTTTCTATTAATCTCGCTTTTTGGTGTGCTCCCTTATTTTTACCATATTGGCAAAATAGTGGTGCCATTCCTTTATTATTAGGATTTTTTGGGATTGGAATTATTTTAATCATAAAAATGTCATGGTGGCGTTATCATTTTATTTGCATTGTGGTTATTGGTACTATTTTATATTGTGAATTTGTCGCTTCTTCACGTTATCAATGGCGAATATCTATGCTAGATGTTGGACATGGCTTGGCAGTTATTCTCGAGAAAGAAGGTGAGGCGATTATTTATGACACAGGAATGCGTTGGAAAAATGGAGGTACAATTGCAAAGAGTGTCATCATTCCTTATTTAAGACATCACCGACTCACACCAGTTGCATTGATCATTAGTCATGATCATCTTGATCATACAGGGGGAATGGAAGATTTAATAAAAACTTATCCTAATTTAAGTATTCGTAGTAGTTTTGACGATCCTTCGCATTTACCTTGCTTAAGTGATAAATCATGGCAGTGGAAAGGTCTGCAATTTGATGCATTATGGCCACCGAATAAATTACTCTCTCCGAAAAATAATCAATCCTGTGTGATCAATGTTAGTGATGGGAAAAACAATATTCTACTAACTGGAGATATAGAAAAAGAAGCTGAAGCTCAATTAGTAAGAGTAAAAAAAGAACAACTAAAAGCAGATGTCTTACAAGTTCCTCATCATGGTAGTCAAACATCATCCACATTGATGTTTATTCAAGCAGTATCACCAAAATTTGCACTTGTTTCTGCTGCTCGTTATAGCCCTTGGCGTTTGCCTTCTGATAAAGTACATCATCGTTATAAAAAAGAAGCTATTAATTGGCTAACAACCTCTATTAGTGGGCAAATTTCTATCGAGTTTAATCAAGATAATATTGATGTATTTACCTATAGGCGAGATATTTTGCCTCGTTGGTATCATCAGTGGTTTGGTGTTTTGACGTTTCCCGAGTAG
- the msbA gene encoding lipid A ABC transporter ATP-binding protein/permease MsbA, producing the protein MNDIDLSTWQTFRRLWPMIRLFKAGLITAAIALIINAGVDAFMISLLKPLLDEGFGKASNDVLKWMPFAVIGLIALRGISNFISSYCLSWVSGKVVMNMRRRLFSHIMGMPVSFFDQQSTGTLLSRITYDSEQVASSSSGALITVVREGAYIIGLFCLMFYYSWQLSLILIVIAPIVAVVIRIVSTRFRTISKRIQNSMGQVTTSAEQMLKGHKEVLIFNGQEVENKRFNHVSNHIRRQGMRMVVASSISDPIIQIIASLALAFVLYAASFPEIMDTLTAGTITVVFSSMVALMRPLKSLTNVNAQFQRGMAACQTLFAILDMEQEKDTGKLELKKPTGDIEFRNVTFQYVTKDTPALKNMSFTIPAGKTVALVGRSGSGKSTIANLITRFYDINEGEILINGHDIREYTLKSLRNQVALVSQNVHLFNETVANNIVYACEDQYTREDIEKAAKMAHAMDFIQKMDKGLDTEIGENGVLLSGGQRQRIAIARALLRDSPILILDEATSALDTESERAIQSALDELQKNRTSLVIAHRLSTIEKADEILVIEDGEIVERGAHLDLIEKQGIYAQLHRMQFGK; encoded by the coding sequence ATGAATGATATAGATCTATCAACGTGGCAAACATTCCGCCGCCTATGGCCAATGATCCGGCTTTTCAAAGCGGGTTTGATCACTGCTGCAATTGCATTAATCATCAATGCGGGCGTGGATGCATTTATGATTTCTTTATTAAAACCACTTCTTGATGAAGGTTTTGGTAAAGCCAGTAATGACGTATTAAAATGGATGCCTTTTGCCGTTATTGGACTGATAGCTCTGCGTGGTATATCTAACTTTATTTCAAGTTACTGTCTTTCTTGGGTCTCTGGGAAAGTTGTAATGAATATGCGTCGCCGACTGTTTTCTCATATTATGGGAATGCCGGTGAGCTTTTTTGATCAGCAATCAACAGGGACTTTACTCTCTCGTATCACATACGATTCAGAACAAGTTGCCTCTTCATCATCAGGTGCATTAATTACTGTTGTACGTGAAGGTGCTTATATCATCGGACTATTTTGTTTGATGTTTTATTATAGCTGGCAATTATCCCTGATCCTTATCGTTATCGCACCTATTGTTGCTGTTGTTATTCGTATAGTATCGACTCGTTTTAGAACGATCAGTAAACGTATCCAAAATAGCATGGGACAAGTGACAACTAGCGCAGAACAAATGCTAAAAGGGCATAAAGAAGTTCTGATTTTTAATGGCCAAGAAGTTGAAAATAAACGCTTTAACCATGTAAGCAATCATATTCGCCGTCAAGGTATGCGTATGGTTGTCGCATCATCAATTTCAGATCCTATTATTCAGATAATCGCTTCTCTTGCGTTAGCATTTGTCCTGTATGCAGCAAGTTTCCCTGAGATAATGGATACATTAACAGCAGGTACAATTACAGTTGTCTTCTCCTCAATGGTTGCATTAATGCGTCCATTGAAATCACTGACTAATGTGAATGCTCAATTCCAGCGCGGTATGGCTGCTTGTCAGACTCTCTTTGCTATCCTCGATATGGAGCAAGAAAAAGACACTGGTAAGCTTGAACTGAAAAAACCAACTGGCGATATTGAGTTTCGTAATGTGACTTTCCAATATGTTACAAAAGATACACCAGCACTGAAAAATATGTCATTTACTATTCCAGCGGGTAAAACTGTTGCATTAGTTGGACGCTCAGGCTCTGGTAAGTCTACGATTGCAAACTTGATCACACGTTTTTATGACATTAATGAAGGCGAAATATTAATTAATGGTCATGATATTCGTGAATACACATTGAAATCTTTGCGTAATCAAGTCGCGTTAGTTTCTCAGAATGTGCATCTTTTCAATGAAACTGTGGCAAACAATATCGTCTATGCATGTGAAGATCAGTATACCCGTGAAGATATTGAAAAAGCGGCAAAGATGGCACATGCGATGGATTTTATCCAGAAAATGGATAAAGGCTTAGATACTGAAATTGGTGAAAATGGTGTGTTACTTTCAGGTGGGCAACGTCAGCGTATTGCAATTGCAAGAGCGTTATTACGAGATTCACCGATCCTTATTCTTGATGAAGCAACATCAGCGCTAGATACAGAATCAGAGCGCGCTATCCAGTCAGCACTTGATGAATTACAGAAAAACAGAACCTCTTTAGTGATTGCTCACCGTTTATCAACTATTGAAAAAGCAGATGAAATATTAGTTATTGAAGACGGTGAAATTGTTGAACGTGGCGCACACCTTGATTTGATTGAGAAACAAGGTATTTATGCACAACTTCACAGGATGCAATTTGGCAAATGA
- the lpxK gene encoding tetraacyldisaccharide 4'-kinase — protein MIERIWSGKSWFYILLLPFSWLYGAITLLRRFAYQKGWLASWKASVPVVIVGNLTAGGNGKTPVVIWLVEQLIQQGFKPGVVSRGYGGKSDHYPLLLTSDTTPAMAGDEPVLIYHRTGAPVAVAPNRRDAVKALLAQHELDVIITDDGLQHYALQRDYEIVVIDGQRRFGNGWWLPAGPMRERAGRLDSVDAIIVNGGISQNNEIGMALEGDTAVNLKTGEKKPVQQIKKAVAIAGIGHPPRFFNSLHEKGIELITTKAFSDHSDYSAQELQDLTPDLEPLIMTEKDAVKCQHFAQDNWWYLPVSAELNSQSVLKQVSNLIYGSKKTCI, from the coding sequence ATGATTGAACGGATTTGGTCTGGTAAATCTTGGTTTTATATCCTATTACTTCCATTTTCATGGTTGTATGGTGCGATCACGCTGTTAAGGCGTTTTGCATATCAGAAAGGATGGTTAGCATCATGGAAAGCGTCCGTTCCTGTTGTGATTGTTGGCAATTTAACTGCTGGCGGGAATGGTAAAACGCCTGTTGTGATATGGCTTGTTGAGCAATTAATACAGCAGGGATTTAAACCAGGTGTTGTCTCTCGTGGTTACGGCGGGAAATCAGACCATTATCCATTACTTTTAACATCCGATACAACACCTGCCATGGCAGGTGATGAACCTGTGTTGATTTATCATCGAACAGGTGCTCCCGTTGCGGTTGCACCTAATCGACGAGATGCAGTAAAAGCGCTATTAGCTCAACATGAGCTTGATGTGATCATCACTGATGATGGTTTGCAGCATTACGCATTACAGCGTGATTATGAAATAGTTGTCATTGATGGTCAGCGCCGATTCGGCAATGGTTGGTGGTTACCAGCAGGCCCTATGCGAGAGCGTGCAGGGCGCTTAGATTCTGTGGATGCAATTATCGTTAATGGTGGAATAAGCCAGAATAATGAGATTGGCATGGCGCTGGAAGGTGATACTGCAGTTAATCTTAAAACAGGAGAGAAAAAACCAGTTCAGCAAATTAAAAAGGCTGTTGCTATCGCTGGGATTGGTCATCCTCCTCGGTTTTTTAACTCTTTACATGAAAAAGGGATAGAGTTAATCACAACAAAAGCATTTAGTGATCATAGTGATTATAGTGCTCAAGAATTACAGGATTTAACACCTGACTTAGAGCCCCTTATTATGACAGAAAAGGATGCTGTTAAATGTCAGCATTTTGCTCAAGATAACTGGTGGTATTTGCCCGTTAGCGCTGAGTTAAATAGTCAATCTGTGCTAAAACAAGTCAGCAATTTAATTTACGGCTCGAAAAAAACTTGTATCTGA
- a CDS encoding cold-shock protein: MTLQLRMGRVKWFDNNKGYGLIVARDIEQEVYVNKKAIANTKNKALTEGQDVEFSVIRTAAGLEAADVIGF; this comes from the coding sequence ATGACATTACAATTAAGAATGGGTCGCGTAAAATGGTTCGACAATAACAAAGGTTATGGTCTTATTGTTGCAAGAGATATTGAACAAGAAGTTTATGTCAATAAAAAAGCGATTGCCAATACAAAAAATAAAGCATTAACAGAAGGTCAAGACGTTGAGTTTTCTGTTATCAGAACAGCAGCAGGTCTAGAAGCCGCTGATGTTATCGGGTTTTAA
- a CDS encoding Trm112 family protein, whose product MDHRLLEIIACPVCHGKLIFDKENSELICKIDHLAYPVRDNIPVLLENEARELSLEEEK is encoded by the coding sequence ATGGATCACCGCTTACTCGAAATTATTGCTTGCCCAGTTTGCCACGGCAAACTTATCTTTGATAAAGAAAATTCAGAGCTTATCTGCAAAATTGATCATTTAGCTTATCCTGTTCGTGACAATATCCCCGTTCTTCTGGAGAATGAAGCAAGAGAATTATCACTAGAAGAGGAAAAGTAA